The Streptomyces sp. NBC_00459 DNA segment CCGCTACCGGGAGGAGCTGCGCCGCCACGAGGACCGCCACGAGGCGATGTCCCTGGCCCTGCACCGCGCGGGCCCCGCCGTCATCGCGTCGGGCGCGACGGTCGTGCTCGGCATGCTGGTGCTGGTGGCCGCCGAGATGAACTCGACCAGCGGCCTGGGCCCGGTGGCCGCGATCGGTGTGGCGGTGGCCCTGCTGGCCATGATCACCCTGTTCCCCGCCCTGCTGGTGATCTGCGGCCGCTGGATCTTCTGGCCGGTGATCCCGCACAACGACTCGCCCGACCCGACCGAGCGCGGCCTGTGGGCCCGGACGGGCCGAGGCATCGCGATCCGCCCGCGCATGATCTGGGGCATCACGGCGGCGGCTCTGATCGCATGCTCGTTCGGCCTGATGCAGCTGCGCGCCGAGGGGCTGAGCAACGCCGACGCGTTCACCGACAAGCCGGACTCGATCGTCGGCCAGGAGGTGTCCGCGCGCTACTTCCCGGCGGGCAGCGGTGACCCTCTCGTCGTCATCAGCAACCAGGCACAGGCCCAGGAGGTCGGCCGGGCGGTCGCGGAGACGCGTGGCGTGGTGCCGACATCCCTCGGTCTGCCGCCGGGCACGAAGTCCTCCCACGAGGGCAAGGTGCTGTTCGAGGCCACGATGAGCGCCCCGGCGGACAGCGAGGCCGCGAAACAGACCGTGGAGCGGGTCCGGGACGCCGTGCACGCGGTGCCGGACGCCGACGCCCAGGTGGGCGGCGGTACGGCCGCCATCCTGGACATGGACAAGGCGACGACGCACGACAACATGCTGATCATCCCGCTGGTCCTGGCGGTGGTTCTGCTGATCCTCTGCGCCCTGCTCCGGGCCCTGATCGCCCCGCTGCTGCTGATCGGCACGGTGGTGCTGTCCTTCGCGGCGGCCCTGGGTATCAGCGCCCTCGCCTTCCGCCACCTGTTCGACTATGCGGGCGAGTCGACGGACTTCCCGCTCTTCGTCTTCGTGTTCCTGGTGGCGCTGGGCATCGACTACAACATCTTCCTGACCACCCGGATCCGCGAGGAGGCGGCCCGTCAGGGCACCCGCAAGGGCGTGGTGACTGGCCTGTCGACGACCGGCGCGGTCATCACCTCGGCGGGCCTGGTCCTGGCCGGCACGTTCGCGGCCCTGGGCACGCTGCCCATGGTGGCGTTCGCGGAGATCGGCTTCGCGGTGGCCCTGGGCGTGGTCCTGGACACGTTCGTCGTCCGGTCGGTGCTGGTCCCGGCCCTGTTCCTGGACGTGGGCCCGAAGGTGTGGTGGCCGCACCGGCTGGCCAGGGAGGACGGCGGGGCAACGTCCCGGGAGTCCGCCCCGGAGGTCAACCGGTCCGGCGGATGAGAGCCAGATACATGGCGTCGGTCCCGTGCAGATGCGGCCACAGCTGTACGTCAGGACCGTCGCCGAGGTCGGTCACGCCCTCCAACAGCGGCCGGGCGTCGACGAGTTCGGTGTTCGGGTGCTGCTTGATCAGGTCGTCGACAACGGCCCGGGTCTCGGCGAGGTGCGGCGAGCAGGTGGCGTAGCCGACGATCCCGCCGACACGGACCGACTCCAGCGCGGTGGCCAGCAGCGCTCGCTGGAGCGGCGCGAAGCCCTCCAGGTCCTCGGGGCGTCTCCGCCAGCGCGCCTCGGGGCGCCTGCGCAGCGCCCCGAGCCCGGTGCACGGCACGTCCATCAGCACCCGGTCGAAACTGCCGGCCCGCCACGGCGGTCTGGTTCCGTCCCCCACAACGACCTGGTAGGGGCCCGGATTGCCGTTCAGTGCCTTCGCGACCAGACCGGCCCGGTGCGGCAGCTTCTCGGAGGCGAGCAGCAGCGCACCCCGCTCCGCGGCGAGGGCGGCGAGCAGCGCGGCCTTGCCGCCGGGCCCGGCACACCCGTCGAGCCAGGCCTTGTCGGGCCCGTCGAGCGGGGCGTTGGCCAGGGCGAGTGCGACGAGCTGGCTGCCCTCGTCCTGTACGCCCGCACGCCCGTCCCGTACGGCGTCGATGGCCCCGGGTTCGCCGCCCTCGGCGAGCCGCACGGCGTACGGCGACCAGCGCCCCGGCACCGCGGCCTCTTCCTGGAGCAGTTCCTCGGTGGTGGACCGCCCGGGCCGGGCGACCAGGGTGACCTCGGGCCGCTCGTTGTCGGCGGCGAGCAGCTCCTCGATCCCGGCGCGTCCGCCACCGAGGGAATCCCACAGCGCGGAAACGACCCACCGGGGATGCGAGTGCACCACGGCGAGGTGATCCTCGGGATCGTCGTCGTAGGGCGGCGCGACCCGCTCGATCCAGGCGTCGAGATCGTGCTGGGCGACCTTGCGGAGCACGGCGTTCACGAACTTGGCGCGCCCGTCGCCGAGCACGACCCTGGCCAGCTCGACCGAGGCGGACACGGCGGCGTGCGTGGGGATGCGCGTCCCGAGCAGCTGGTGCACGCCGAGGCTCAGCACATCGAGCACCGGCGGATCGACCTCGCGCAGCGGCCGGTCGACGCATTCGCCGATCACGGCGTCGTAGGTCCCCTGCCGACGCAGCGTCCCGTACACCAGCTCGGTCGCGAGAGCCGCGTCCCGCCCGTCGAAGTCCCCCTTCGCCCGGGCCGCCCGCAGGAGCGGCGGCAACACCAGATTGGCGTACGCGTCCCGCTCGTCCACGGCCCGCAGCGCCTCGAAGGCGAGGATACGGACGGGGTCCTTCTGGGGCCGACGGTAGGGCTTGCCGGGCTTGTGTGGCCGACGGGGCTGCTCGCTCACGAAAAAGGTGCTCCGGATACGGGAAAAGGGGTGCGGTTTCCAGCGTACGTCGTGTCGGGCGGGCCGGGATCTCGCGGTGCCGCGCTGGAACGGGCCGCGAGAACGGCTCAGCCGCCGAGCACCTCGCCGTCGGCGATCCGCACGCCGCGTGCCCAGTCGGCGGCACGCATCGGCTTCTTCCCCTGAGCCTGCACCCAGAGCAGCTCGACGGCGTACGACCCGGTGCCGACGTACACGTTGTTCTTGCCCACGGAGAGCACGCCGGGCGCGAGATCGGTGCGGTCGGGCACGGGCGTGACATGGATGAGCTTGAGCCGCTCGCCCCGGAACACGGTCCAGGCGCCGGGCGCGGGAGTGCACCCGCGCACGATCCGGTCGGCCCGGAGGGCGGGCACGGACCAGTCGACGTGCGCGTCCTCGACCGTGATCTTCGGCGCGAGCGTGATGCCCTCGGCGGGCTGCGGTACGGCCTTCAGGGTCCCGTCCTCGATGCCGTCCATGGTCGCGGCGAGCAGCCCGGAGCCGGCGAAGGCGAGCCGCGTCAGCAGGTCGCCGCTGGTGTCCGTGGGCCGGATCGTCTCGGTCACCGTGCCGTAGACGGGCCCGGAGTCGAGGCCCTCCTCGATGAGGAAGGTGGAGGCGCCGGTGATCTCGTCGCCGCCCATGATGGAGTGCTGCACGGGCGCGGCGCCACGCCAGGCGGGCAGCAGCGAGAAGTGCAGGTTGACCCAGCCGTGGGCGGGGATGTCGAGGGCGACGCGGGGCAGCAGGGCCCCGTACGCGACCACGGGACAGCAGTCGGGCCCGATCTCCCGCAGCCTCGCGAGGAACTCCTCGTCCCTGGGTTTGACAGGCTTCAGCACCTCGATCCCGGCCTCCTCGGCCCGCTGGGCCACGGGGCTGGCGACCAGCCTGCGTCCCCGCCCGGCAGGCGCGTCGGGCCGTGTGACGACGGCGACCACTTCATGCCGTCCCGACCCGATCAGGGCATCCAGAGCGGGAACGGCGACCTCAGGGGTACCAGCGAAGACAAGCCTCATGGGTGGGCGTGGGCCTCTCGGACGGGATTCTGCGGGCAGCGCACCAGTCTAGGACCGCACTCCAGGGGGCGTACGCATATGCCCCTACGCCCCCGCACCGTGACCACTCACGCAAAATCGCGTTGGTCAAGAAAGAGTTGACCACAACGGGCCGCACACCGCGCGGCCCTTCCTTTTCAACGCCGGTTCGAGAGGCTTGTTCATGGCCGACCACGCAACCCACGACGCCCAGGCTCGGGCCAGCCTGCACTTGCTGGTGCGGGACATCGAGCGGGTCCGCCGGCAGGTGGACGCACTGCGCACGCTCACCGCCCAGTTGGGCAACGTCTACCGCCCGCGACGCTCCGGCCCCTCCACGGGCTTCGTCGTCTACGGACGTGCCCCCGCGCCGACCGTCCGTCTCGCCCAGGAACTGCGGGACAGCGTCGAGACCCTGGTCACCGCCGCCGTGGACTTCGACCGCTCGCTCGGCTTCTCGTGGGACGCGGTGGGTTCCGCGCTCGGGGTCACCAAGCAGGCCGTCCACCGCCGATACGGTGCCCGCCGCGCCGCCGCCCAGGCAGCGGCCGACGCCGAGCGCGCCACGGAGACCTCGGCCGGCCGCACGGTCGGCGTCGGGACGGTCAGCGGCGCCGGCACCGTCATGCCCGCGGTGCCGACGGTCCCCGCGGCCCGTTCGATGCCGACCCAGCCGACAGCGGGCAGCCCGACCCTCCGCGACGAGGCGAGGCCCTCGGCCTTCCCCGGCCCACGCAACGGCTGACCCGAGCCGACGCCCGCCCCCACCCTCTGCCCTCCCGAACCACACCCGGGAGGGCAGAGTCATGCAACACCCCCAGGCCCAGCCACTTTCAGCCCGTCTGGGGGTCCCCCCTCTGGGGGAGTTTGAGGACGAGCGCCTTCAGCGCGACCGGGGGTTCGGGGGCGGAGCCCCCGAGGATGGGACGGGTAAGGGCGGCGGGGGCGAACCCCGCTGCCTCAGCCGCCGCAGGCGTCCAGACCGACGACGCCCACCCCCTTCTCACCCGATGTCGGGCGGATCGATCCGCACCCACACGCTCTCCTCCCCGCCCCGCCCCGCCCGAGCCATCCGCGCCGCCTGGGCCGCCTTCAGCGCGGCGGCCAGCGCGGACCCGCTCCCCGGTGGCACCCGGACCAACGCACGCTCCCAGTGCTCCCCCGGCGGCGGCGCCCCCGCCCGACGTGGCCGTCCCGCCGCCGTGACCGGCAACGGCACCGGCCCCAACACCTGCGCGTCCCCCGGGAGTTCCGCGGCGGCGAGGAACCCCGCGACGGCCTCCGCGGTCCCGGCCACGGAGGCCATCCTGGACACCGGCGGGAACCCGAGCTCGGCACGCTCCGAGAGCTCCCGCACGGCGTGCCCGACGGGATCCCATCGCACCAGCGCCTGCACCGGCCGCAGGGTGGGCTCGGCGACCACGACGACCGTCCCGCCCGGCGTCCCCTCCCCGCGCGCACCCTGCCCCCGGACGAGTGCCGCAGCCGCCATCCACCGCCGCAGCGCGTCCTCCCCGGCCCGCAGGTCGGGGCGCCCGAGCATGGCCCACCCGTCCAGCAGCAGGGCAGCCGCATAGCCACCTTCGGCGACGGGCTCGGCGCCGGGCGTGCTCACGACGAGCGCGGGCGTCCCCGGCACCGTGTCCAGCACATGCTCGCGCCCGGAGGTCCGCACGGGCACGGCCGGAAACGCCCGCCCCAGCTCCTCGGCGGTCCGCCGCGCGCCCACGATCTGCGCCCGCAGCCGGAACCCACCGCACTCCGGACAGTGCCAGCCGGTCTCCTCCCGCCCGCACCACGCGCACCACGGCGCCCCGGCGTCCCGCGCCTCCATCGGTCCGGCGCAGTGCCGGCACCGTGCGGGTTCCCGGCAGCGGGCGCAGGCCAGCCGCGGTACGTATCCCCGGCGGGGCACCTGCACCAGCACCGGCCCGTGCTTCAGCCCGTCCCGCACCACCTGCCAGGCGAGGGTCGGCAGCCGTGCGGCCCGGGCAGCCTCGTCCCGGGCAAGATCCCCGTCCCCCACGGTCCGTACGAGCGGGGCGGCCCCCCGCACCTGCTCCCGCCCGGCGACCAGCGGCCGTGCCCACCCGCTCTCGACGAGCTGCGCGGCCTCCACCGTGCAGCTCCAACTCCCCAGCAGGAAGGCGCACTTGTCCTGCGCGGCCCGCAGCAGCAGCACCTCACGCGCATGTGGCTGCGGGGCGTGCGGCTCACTGTGGCTGTCGTCGCCGTCGTCCCAGATCGCGACGAGCCCCAGATCCCGGACGGGCGCGAACATGGCGGCCCGGGTCCCGACCACCGCCCGTACGGCACCCCGCCGCACGGCGAGCCACTCCCGGTACCGCTTCTCGGGGCCGGCGTCGGCGGTGAGCACGGCGTGCCGCCCCTCACCCAAGAGGGAGGTCAGGGCGGCGTCGACCCGC contains these protein-coding regions:
- a CDS encoding MMPL family transporter → MNGNRGIAHLVCGRRSKWVVLALWLVLLVFVAPFAQKLTDAQDNDAASWLPGSAESTQVLHLSEDFRPEQIPAIVVYARGSGLTAADRARITAGAARIEQLSDHGIRGSETRGPVYDRASDPRAAQIFVPITMDEKGWERIAPAVDSIRAAAGTGAAGLAVHITGPGGTSADFSEAFEGIDSTLLLSAMGVVIVMLLLTYRSPTLILVPLLGVVAALFTAQALIYFLAEHAGLTVNGQSAGILTVLVFGAGTDYALLLVARYREELRRHEDRHEAMSLALHRAGPAVIASGATVVLGMLVLVAAEMNSTSGLGPVAAIGVAVALLAMITLFPALLVICGRWIFWPVIPHNDSPDPTERGLWARTGRGIAIRPRMIWGITAAALIACSFGLMQLRAEGLSNADAFTDKPDSIVGQEVSARYFPAGSGDPLVVISNQAQAQEVGRAVAETRGVVPTSLGLPPGTKSSHEGKVLFEATMSAPADSEAAKQTVERVRDAVHAVPDADAQVGGGTAAILDMDKATTHDNMLIIPLVLAVVLLILCALLRALIAPLLLIGTVVLSFAAALGISALAFRHLFDYAGESTDFPLFVFVFLVALGIDYNIFLTTRIREEAARQGTRKGVVTGLSTTGAVITSAGLVLAGTFAALGTLPMVAFAEIGFAVALGVVLDTFVVRSVLVPALFLDVGPKVWWPHRLAREDGGATSRESAPEVNRSGG
- a CDS encoding RsmB/NOP family class I SAM-dependent RNA methyltransferase, which gives rise to MSEQPRRPHKPGKPYRRPQKDPVRILAFEALRAVDERDAYANLVLPPLLRAARAKGDFDGRDAALATELVYGTLRRQGTYDAVIGECVDRPLREVDPPVLDVLSLGVHQLLGTRIPTHAAVSASVELARVVLGDGRAKFVNAVLRKVAQHDLDAWIERVAPPYDDDPEDHLAVVHSHPRWVVSALWDSLGGGRAGIEELLAADNERPEVTLVARPGRSTTEELLQEEAAVPGRWSPYAVRLAEGGEPGAIDAVRDGRAGVQDEGSQLVALALANAPLDGPDKAWLDGCAGPGGKAALLAALAAERGALLLASEKLPHRAGLVAKALNGNPGPYQVVVGDGTRPPWRAGSFDRVLMDVPCTGLGALRRRPEARWRRRPEDLEGFAPLQRALLATALESVRVGGIVGYATCSPHLAETRAVVDDLIKQHPNTELVDARPLLEGVTDLGDGPDVQLWPHLHGTDAMYLALIRRTG
- the fmt gene encoding methionyl-tRNA formyltransferase → MRLVFAGTPEVAVPALDALIGSGRHEVVAVVTRPDAPAGRGRRLVASPVAQRAEEAGIEVLKPVKPRDEEFLARLREIGPDCCPVVAYGALLPRVALDIPAHGWVNLHFSLLPAWRGAAPVQHSIMGGDEITGASTFLIEEGLDSGPVYGTVTETIRPTDTSGDLLTRLAFAGSGLLAATMDGIEDGTLKAVPQPAEGITLAPKITVEDAHVDWSVPALRADRIVRGCTPAPGAWTVFRGERLKLIHVTPVPDRTDLAPGVLSVGKNNVYVGTGSYAVELLWVQAQGKKPMRAADWARGVRIADGEVLGG
- a CDS encoding primosomal protein N', which codes for MSSENGQGSGEGGGARGGDGAPPEQLALIRESVRQAKAPRAKPRTWRGAALARELPVARVLVDKGVLHLDRYFDYAVPEELDAEAQPGVRVRVRFGAGRHRVRDGRREGGGLIDGFLVARLAESDYSGPLAALAQVVSPEVVLSEELLSLARAVADRYAGSLADVLQLAVPPRNARAEKAASAAALPVTGAPDAGTWGRYERGGAFLEALASGGAPRAVWNALPGPEWSEELARAVGATLASGRGALVVVPDGRAVARVDAALTSLLGEGRHAVLTADAGPEKRYREWLAVRRGAVRAVVGTRAAMFAPVRDLGLVAIWDDGDDSHSEPHAPQPHAREVLLLRAAQDKCAFLLGSWSCTVEAAQLVESGWARPLVAGREQVRGAAPLVRTVGDGDLARDEAARAARLPTLAWQVVRDGLKHGPVLVQVPRRGYVPRLACARCREPARCRHCAGPMEARDAGAPWCAWCGREETGWHCPECGGFRLRAQIVGARRTAEELGRAFPAVPVRTSGREHVLDTVPGTPALVVSTPGAEPVAEGGYAAALLLDGWAMLGRPDLRAGEDALRRWMAAAALVRGQGARGEGTPGGTVVVVAEPTLRPVQALVRWDPVGHAVRELSERAELGFPPVSRMASVAGTAEAVAGFLAAAELPGDAQVLGPVPLPVTAAGRPRRAGAPPPGEHWERALVRVPPGSGSALAAALKAAQAARMARAGRGGEESVWVRIDPPDIG